Proteins co-encoded in one Papaver somniferum cultivar HN1 chromosome 5, ASM357369v1, whole genome shotgun sequence genomic window:
- the LOC113279298 gene encoding uncharacterized protein LOC113279298 → MASISRTRLFECQICKRLGHTANFHCRYTPSTGNKSQDSTSKAYGFTFSSASSSGFKNASPQAFYKCSGVEQFTTDFVVVIENVLFNELPDYSLFKVFGCSCYLNITHYRKDKLSPKSVRCTFLGYGPLYKGYNYYDNFTRKIFVSINVTFDEFSFPFACTTSTTTQSCALETFVLPIGVSGDFFTSSTCQNKEDTYTSPDSSLPIAQEDNSASSGTSFSSSDALVDVIVPVAPSLPSGLTRSRIGISKPKHVHPDFLAHSTTYHLPCAYSSLFHILAEPKSYKRCS, encoded by the exons ATGGCTTCGATCTCAAGAACAAGACTCTTCG AATGTCAGATCTGTAAACGGCTAGGTCATACTGCTAATTTTCATTGTCGTTATACTCCATCAACCGGAAATAAGTCTCAAGATTCTACATCTAAAGCTTATGGTTTTACTTTTTCATCTGCTTCTTCTTCTGGTTTCAAGAATGCATCTCCTCAAGCTTTTTACAAATGTTCTGGTGTTGAACAATTTACAACTGATTTTGTT GTGGTAATTGAGAATG TTCTCTTCAATGAACTACCAGATTATAGCTTATTCAAGGTTTTTGGTTGTAGCTGCTATCTCAACATCACTCATTATAGGAAAGATAAATTGAGTCCTAAATCTGTCAGATGTACTTTTCTGGGCTACGGTCCATTGTATAAAGGATACAATTACTATGATAATTTTACAAGGAAAATCTTTGTTTCAATAAATGTTACTTTTGATGAATTTAGTTTTCCTTTTGCTTGTACTACTTCTACCACTACGCAATCTTGTGCACTTGAGACTTTTGTGTTACCTATTGGTGTTTCTGGAGATTTCTTTACATCTAGTACTTGTCAAAATAAAGAGGATACTTATACTTCACCTGATTCTTCTTTGCCTATTGCACAAGAAGATAATTCTGCTTCATCTGGcacctctttttcttcttctgatgcATTAGTAGATGTTATTGTACCTGTTGCTCCTAGCTTACCTAGTGGTTTGACTAGATCAAGAATTGGTATTTCAAAACCTAAGCATGTTCATCCAGATTTTCTAGCTCATTCTACTACTTATCATCTACCTTGTGCTTATTCTTCTTTATTTCACATTCTTGCTGAGCCAA